A region from the Leptolyngbya iicbica LK genome encodes:
- a CDS encoding glycosyltransferase family 39 protein, translated as MRWLRLDQMVFWHDEVFTALRVTGHLGDQVAAQLFTGEPIAASAILQYQTFAPGSTFADTWRSLIDHPEHPPLFYLLGWVWVKVFGTSVTAFRSLSALISTVTFLALPGLAWELFAIREAAILAPLLFAVSPVHLLYAQEARQYALWTLVTVLATWALRRAVRLQRWRAWGTYAVCLSLTFYTSVLSLTIVMAHGIYGLLVLSQRQRHRFVLAIAAAGLLFMPWLLVMALNRQQWQSATDWTTVVSYPLDVLVKLWGLHFTAVFFDPNLPLEHPYSWLVPPLFVLLLLGILLSLLRSLSKESSVLVLTLVLVPTVCILGGDWVRGSVLSRNTRYFMPALIGCLVAMAGWLGLQYQYRRRAVLWGVALLLGLGLTSSWAILQAPAWWSKGFNYHNRTIAAAINEWPQPTVLTQAHETTLGNVISLSYYLAPETTWVITQSPELPQVPTAGQTVLLFEPTEQLLAQFACLPEALPVPGGLFRVACEAGDRSTGRLPSSQS; from the coding sequence TTGCGATGGCTGCGATTAGACCAGATGGTGTTCTGGCATGACGAGGTCTTTACGGCTTTGCGGGTGACCGGACATCTGGGCGACCAAGTTGCGGCGCAACTCTTTACCGGAGAGCCGATCGCGGCCTCAGCAATCTTGCAATACCAGACCTTTGCCCCAGGCAGTACCTTTGCCGATACCTGGCGATCGCTCATCGACCATCCGGAACATCCACCGTTGTTTTATTTGCTCGGCTGGGTGTGGGTCAAAGTTTTTGGTACCTCTGTGACCGCTTTTCGCAGCCTGTCTGCACTGATCAGTACGGTGACCTTTCTAGCCTTGCCGGGTCTCGCCTGGGAACTTTTTGCTATCCGCGAAGCCGCAATTCTTGCGCCCCTGCTGTTTGCGGTTTCGCCAGTACACTTACTCTACGCCCAAGAAGCTCGACAGTACGCTTTGTGGACGTTGGTTACCGTGCTCGCGACTTGGGCCTTACGGCGGGCGGTGCGGTTGCAACGCTGGCGAGCTTGGGGCACCTATGCAGTTTGCCTTAGCCTCACGTTTTATACTTCAGTGCTGTCCCTCACGATTGTGATGGCTCATGGGATATACGGCCTATTGGTACTGTCCCAACGGCAAAGGCATAGATTCGTATTAGCGATCGCGGCGGCTGGACTCTTATTTATGCCGTGGTTGCTGGTGATGGCGCTCAATCGACAGCAGTGGCAATCAGCCACCGACTGGACGACCGTCGTCAGCTATCCCCTAGACGTGCTGGTCAAGCTCTGGGGATTGCACTTCACCGCTGTATTTTTTGATCCCAATTTGCCGTTAGAGCATCCTTATTCGTGGCTAGTGCCGCCTTTGTTTGTGCTGCTATTGCTGGGCATATTGTTGTCCTTGCTGCGCTCCTTATCTAAAGAGTCAAGCGTGTTGGTGCTCACGCTGGTGTTAGTGCCCACCGTCTGCATCCTTGGGGGCGATTGGGTGCGGGGGAGTGTGCTGTCGAGAAATACGCGCTACTTTATGCCAGCGCTCATTGGCTGCCTCGTGGCCATGGCCGGTTGGTTGGGGTTGCAATATCAATACCGGCGTCGGGCAGTGCTGTGGGGAGTCGCATTGCTCCTAGGGTTGGGGCTCACCAGCTCGTGGGCGATTCTGCAGGCCCCGGCTTGGTGGAGCAAAGGATTTAACTATCACAACCGTACTATCGCAGCGGCGATTAATGAGTGGCCGCAGCCGACCGTCCTGACTCAGGCGCACGAAACAACCCTTGGAAATGTGATTTCCCTCAGCTATTACCTGGCTCCAGAGACGACGTGGGTGATTACACAATCTCCAGAGTTACCTCAGGTACCGACAGCGGGCCAAACCGTATTGCTCTTTGAACCCACTGAGCAATTACTCGCGCAGTTTGCCTGTCTGCCTGAAGCCTTGCCGGTGCCAGGGGGGCTGTTTCGGGTGGCTTGTGAGGCTGGCGATCGCTCCACCGGCCGTTTGCCTTCGTCCCAGTCGTGA
- a CDS encoding phycobilisome rod-core linker polypeptide — MALPLLNYSPSSQNPRVEGYDVGGDEQARTFSTDDLLDATDMDALIEAAYRQIFFHAFKWDREAFLESQLRNGQINVRDFIRGLLLSKTFYNSFYEKNNNYRFVEHCVERVLGRRVYSEREKIAWSIVVATKGIQGFVDELLDSEEYISNFGFNTVPYQRRRVLASREEGEMPTNLKLPRYDEYYRSILGFPQSIWQSQVRRFVPQDKRPSAGNPQLFLDMARKIQPNSKAPARVTTADINIATTVPYRQVAS, encoded by the coding sequence GCGGTGACGAGCAAGCACGCACTTTTAGCACCGACGACCTCTTAGACGCTACTGATATGGATGCCTTGATTGAGGCAGCTTATCGTCAGATTTTCTTTCATGCCTTTAAGTGGGATCGCGAAGCCTTCTTAGAGTCCCAGTTGCGTAATGGGCAAATCAATGTCCGTGATTTCATCCGGGGTCTGCTGTTGTCAAAGACCTTTTACAACAGCTTTTATGAAAAGAACAATAACTATCGCTTTGTTGAGCACTGTGTAGAGCGCGTTTTAGGTCGCCGCGTTTACAGTGAGCGCGAAAAGATCGCTTGGTCTATTGTCGTTGCCACCAAAGGGATTCAAGGATTCGTTGATGAGTTGCTCGATAGCGAAGAGTACATCAGCAACTTCGGCTTTAATACCGTGCCTTACCAACGCCGTCGCGTATTAGCGAGCCGCGAAGAAGGCGAAATGCCCACCAACTTGAAGTTGCCCCGCTACGACGAATACTACCGCTCCATTCTCGGCTTCCCTCAGTCTATTTGGCAGTCTCAGGTGCGTCGCTTCGTCCCCCAGGACAAGCGCCCCAGTGCAGGCAACCCCCAGCTGTTTTTGGATATGGCTCGCAAGATTCAGCCCAACTCCAAAGCTCCGGCTCGGGTAACCACGGCTGATATCAATATCGCCACCACGGTGCCTTACCGTCAGGTAGCATCTTAA